In Phycisphaerae bacterium, a single window of DNA contains:
- a CDS encoding DUF2752 domain-containing protein produces MRSPGDPAGLTGIGEMATDWDESQTAEDLIVPTGGAGSGVRRARPVANPLGPIIEIRHLERPRIGRLYAGGVLLAAGVIVGIGLWLVPAQGHVGTHRQLGLLPCGFLTMTGYPCPTCGMTTAFAHAVRGQVVDSIRSQPAGFVLALVTILIGASAAGAMTVGRYPAINWYRVNPTSFVWYAAVGLVLAWGVKIALGLLDGSLPAR; encoded by the coding sequence ATGAGGTCACCCGGCGACCCCGCCGGGCTGACGGGAATCGGCGAGATGGCAACTGATTGGGACGAGTCGCAGACGGCGGAAGACCTGATTGTTCCGACGGGGGGGGCAGGCAGTGGCGTTCGGCGCGCCCGACCTGTGGCCAATCCACTTGGGCCGATCATCGAGATCCGGCATCTTGAGAGGCCGCGAATCGGCCGGCTTTACGCCGGGGGCGTTTTGCTGGCAGCCGGTGTCATTGTCGGCATCGGTCTTTGGCTGGTTCCTGCCCAGGGTCATGTGGGCACCCACCGACAACTGGGTCTCTTGCCCTGTGGTTTTCTCACCATGACCGGCTATCCGTGTCCGACCTGCGGTATGACAACGGCGTTTGCCCATGCTGTTCGCGGGCAGGTGGTCGACTCGATCCGGTCGCAACCGGCGGGATTTGTGCTTGCTCTTGTGACGATCCTGATCGGGGCCAGCGCCGCCGGGGCCATGACCGTCGGGCGTTACCCGGCGATCAACTGGTATCGGGTCAACCCGACGAGTTTCGTGTGGTATGCGGCTGTGGGGCTGGTGCTGGCGTGGGGAGTCAAGATTGCCCTGGGACTGCTGGACGGCAGTCTTCCCGCCCGGTAG
- a CDS encoding J domain-containing protein: protein MTLADCMRLLGLPETATVEEIKRAYRRLAQRLHPDKKRGDLDAQSQFIEVSKAYRMLVSAARACRQGKPVGTCRDCGDFGEVSIGLDGHPRCGRCVFHPAGGRLLPLPVYVVVKCTVTIVLLAAGAYLLLLATATDSKAYGMAAACAGMLGLISLAITCLSIVRCIHPGDRVRQRNWSSIRRRLRIDGPS, encoded by the coding sequence ATGACTCTCGCCGATTGCATGCGACTGTTGGGACTGCCAGAGACCGCGACCGTCGAGGAAATCAAGCGGGCGTACCGACGCCTGGCACAACGACTGCATCCCGACAAGAAAAGGGGCGATCTTGACGCCCAGTCGCAGTTTATTGAAGTCTCAAAGGCCTATCGTATGCTGGTGAGTGCGGCACGGGCTTGTCGACAGGGCAAGCCGGTTGGCACGTGCCGTGACTGCGGTGATTTCGGCGAGGTGAGCATCGGGCTTGACGGCCATCCGCGTTGCGGAAGGTGTGTTTTCCACCCGGCCGGCGGCCGGCTGCTTCCGCTGCCGGTGTACGTGGTTGTCAAATGCACGGTGACCATCGTGTTGTTAGCAGCGGGTGCGTACCTGCTGCTGTTGGCGACGGCGACCGACAGTAAGGCATACGGCATGGCTGCGGCGTGCGCCGGCATGCTGGGACTGATCTCGTTGGCGATAACCTGCCTGAGCATCGTGCGGTGCATTCATCCGGGGGATCGGGTCAGGCAAAGGAATTGGTCGAGTATCCGGAGGCGATTGCGAATCGACGGACCGTCGTGA